The following coding sequences are from one Nilaparvata lugens isolate BPH chromosome 4, ASM1435652v1, whole genome shotgun sequence window:
- the LOC111057688 gene encoding uncharacterized protein LOC111057688 encodes MFVSRVFIALASLILCFYKAEAGEKICLLGCPPIHDPICAWNGKIYQTFDNICLMEYENCIHDNCFSKSYNGKCYTPPRPYPPYYLPYYPPYNPPYYPHRPHYPPYHPKKPFY; translated from the exons ATGTTTGTGTCACGTGTTTTCATTGCTCTAGCAAGCT TGATCCTGTGCTTCTACAAAGCGGAAGCAGGAGAAAAAATATGTCTATTGGGTTGCCCGCCTATTCATGATCCAATATGTGCTTGGAACGGAAAGATTTACCAAACTTTCGACAACATATGTCTGATGGAATATGAAAACTGCATACACGACAATT GTTTCAGTAAATCCTATAATGGAAAGTGCTACACTCCACCGCGACCATATCCACCCTATTACCTTCCATACTATCCACCCTACAACCCTCCATACTATCCCCATCGTCCTCACTACCCCCCATATCATCCTAAGAAGCCTTTCTACTAG